The proteins below are encoded in one region of bacterium:
- a CDS encoding ABC transporter substrate-binding protein: MFVIGAACRTVRAADTVASPTRSGVVLLLAFSWEGDSAAALIERGVRFGVAHSDSTLGFDVVKCGSAYEVRAACDTLMQQESRRLIVFAGDEGAAAVVAILSSQHRMPVLKLTGDSRSMTPLSNQFFEFLPSGETQGRTLGDFAARFLGLSGAMVYTPLDARGRALADGFKSGFVKAGGALEVQQWYPPDAMAIRPGIDAMFADTARKALGGTRLNSALSPEERAQMFGSSQGGEVLYAGQADTLHGDSVRAREGFFFALTPEHVEGFAKQLPTLAPKTVLLGNSSWVDLDVLERRETVTNGMYIVLPLMPEALDTSGFLVSYQQTGAVVNEWSLLGLDAGRFLGQVISGAPRTRMDIARALTEAPRMTGISVIVDFQKGHENTAARVVRYEDGGLRVVK; the protein is encoded by the coding sequence GTGTTTGTGATCGGCGCGGCCTGCCGTACGGTGCGGGCGGCGGACACCGTTGCTTCTCCGACGCGCAGTGGTGTTGTGCTGCTGCTGGCGTTCTCATGGGAAGGCGATTCGGCGGCGGCGCTGATAGAACGTGGGGTGCGCTTCGGAGTGGCGCACAGCGATTCGACGCTCGGATTCGATGTGGTGAAGTGCGGGTCGGCTTACGAAGTCCGGGCAGCGTGCGACACACTGATGCAGCAGGAATCGAGGCGGCTGATCGTCTTTGCCGGAGATGAAGGCGCGGCCGCGGTGGTGGCCATCCTGTCTTCGCAGCACCGGATGCCGGTGCTTAAGCTGACGGGCGATTCGCGCTCGATGACGCCGCTCAGTAATCAGTTTTTCGAATTTCTGCCCAGCGGCGAGACTCAAGGGAGAACGCTCGGCGATTTCGCGGCACGGTTCCTCGGACTGAGTGGCGCCATGGTTTACACGCCGCTGGATGCGCGCGGTCGCGCGCTGGCGGATGGGTTCAAATCCGGCTTTGTGAAGGCCGGCGGCGCGCTCGAGGTTCAGCAGTGGTATCCGCCGGACGCGATGGCGATCCGTCCGGGCATTGATGCGATGTTTGCAGACACGGCGCGGAAGGCGCTGGGCGGCACACGGCTGAATTCGGCGCTTTCGCCGGAGGAGCGCGCTCAAATGTTCGGCAGCTCGCAAGGCGGCGAAGTCTTGTATGCGGGACAAGCCGACACGCTGCATGGAGATTCCGTCCGGGCACGCGAGGGATTCTTCTTCGCGCTGACTCCTGAACATGTGGAGGGGTTTGCCAAGCAACTTCCGACACTGGCTCCCAAGACGGTTTTGCTGGGCAACAGCAGTTGGGTAGATCTGGATGTGCTGGAGCGGCGGGAAACCGTGACGAACGGCATGTACATTGTGTTGCCGCTGATGCCCGAGGCGCTGGATACATCCGGCTTCCTCGTGTCCTATCAACAGACGGGCGCGGTGGTCAATGAGTGGTCATTGTTGGGATTGGATGCGGGACGGTTTCTTGGCCAGGTGATCTCCGGAGCGCCGCGCACGCGGATGGATATTGCCCGAGCCCTGACGGAAGCCCCCCGGATGACCGGCATCTCGGTGATTGTAGATTTTCAAAAGGGACATGAGAACACAGCGGCTCGCGTCGTGCGGTATGAGGACGGCGGGTTGCGGGTCGTGAAATAG
- the glmS gene encoding glutamine--fructose-6-phosphate transaminase (isomerizing): protein MCGIIGYVGNREVVPVLFGALKRMEYRGYDSAGVAVFTDHHLAIEKDAGKVAHLEQKVLDLHLSGTAGIGHTRWATHGVPNRNNAHPHTDDDETIVLVHNGIIENYLALRKELTKNGHVFRTDTDTEVIAHLVRQFYEGDLTSAVRQALSLVQGTYGLAIVSAREPGRIVAARMGSPMIIGHGEGENFVASDVAAFLHYTRDVTYMEDGEIATLTTDGVEHRTLADIPVNRKLEQITYDIKAIEKGGYPHFMLKEICEQPNTVADSMRGRVLLDEGTVKFGGLNAYMDEFQSAKRIILVACGTSWHAGLVGEYLIEELAGIPCEVEYASEFRYRSPIIEPGTIVLAISQSGETQDTLGAIREAKRHGAKVFGICNVVGSSIARETHAGVYLHAGPEIGVASTKAFTSQITVLFMLALSLARTRRIGAGEGRELLKELTALPQKISRILASRETIETIAHDFKDHRNFLYLGRGVNFPVALEGALKLKEISYIHAEGYPAAEMKHGPIALIDEDMPVVFIALKDGSYEKVLSNIEEVRARGGRVLAIATEGDTAVPSRADQVIFVPQTHPLLTPLLSVIPLQLLAYYIAVLRGCDVDQPRNLAKSVTVE from the coding sequence ATGTGCGGAATTATCGGATATGTTGGCAACAGAGAAGTGGTTCCCGTTCTGTTCGGCGCGCTCAAGCGGATGGAGTACCGGGGCTATGACTCCGCAGGCGTTGCGGTGTTCACCGATCATCATCTGGCCATCGAAAAGGACGCGGGCAAGGTTGCACACCTCGAGCAGAAGGTGCTGGACCTGCATCTGAGCGGCACCGCGGGCATTGGGCACACGCGCTGGGCGACGCACGGCGTTCCGAATCGAAACAATGCGCATCCGCACACGGATGATGACGAGACCATTGTACTCGTCCACAACGGCATCATCGAGAACTATCTTGCCCTGCGCAAAGAGCTGACGAAGAACGGGCACGTGTTCAGGACCGATACCGACACTGAAGTGATCGCCCATCTGGTTCGCCAGTTTTACGAAGGGGATTTGACCAGCGCGGTGCGGCAAGCGTTGTCTTTGGTGCAGGGAACGTACGGTCTGGCGATTGTCTCGGCCCGGGAGCCGGGACGCATTGTGGCTGCCCGAATGGGTTCGCCGATGATCATCGGCCATGGCGAGGGAGAGAATTTCGTGGCGTCGGACGTGGCGGCTTTTCTGCATTACACGCGCGACGTGACCTATATGGAAGACGGCGAGATTGCCACGCTGACGACCGACGGCGTCGAGCACCGCACGCTGGCCGACATTCCGGTCAACCGCAAGCTCGAGCAGATCACGTACGACATCAAGGCCATCGAAAAAGGCGGCTACCCGCATTTCATGCTCAAGGAGATCTGCGAGCAGCCGAACACGGTGGCAGACTCGATGCGCGGGCGCGTGCTGTTGGATGAGGGGACGGTAAAGTTCGGCGGCCTGAACGCCTACATGGATGAGTTTCAGAGCGCGAAGCGGATCATCCTCGTGGCCTGCGGCACAAGCTGGCATGCCGGGCTGGTGGGTGAGTACCTGATTGAGGAGTTGGCGGGAATTCCCTGTGAAGTGGAATATGCGTCGGAATTCCGCTACCGTTCGCCGATTATCGAGCCGGGCACGATTGTGCTGGCGATTTCACAGTCCGGTGAGACGCAGGACACGCTGGGCGCGATCCGCGAAGCCAAGCGCCATGGCGCCAAGGTTTTCGGAATCTGCAATGTCGTCGGTTCAAGCATTGCGCGGGAAACCCATGCGGGAGTTTATCTGCATGCGGGACCGGAAATCGGCGTGGCGTCCACGAAGGCATTCACCTCGCAGATTACGGTGCTGTTTATGCTGGCACTGAGCCTGGCGCGGACGCGGCGGATTGGAGCGGGCGAAGGTCGCGAGTTGCTGAAGGAACTCACGGCGCTGCCGCAGAAGATCAGCCGGATTCTCGCCAGCCGCGAGACCATCGAGACGATTGCCCACGATTTCAAAGATCACCGCAATTTTCTGTATCTGGGCCGCGGTGTGAACTTCCCGGTGGCGCTGGAAGGCGCATTGAAGCTGAAGGAAATTTCCTATATCCACGCGGAAGGCTATCCCGCGGCGGAGATGAAGCATGGGCCGATTGCACTGATCGACGAAGACATGCCAGTGGTGTTCATTGCGCTCAAGGACGGCAGTTATGAGAAGGTGCTGTCCAATATCGAAGAGGTCCGGGCACGGGGCGGGCGGGTGCTGGCGATTGCCACGGAAGGGGATACGGCGGTGCCGTCGCGGGCCGATCAGGTGATCTTCGTGCCACAGACGCACCCGTTGCTGACGCCGCTGCTCAGTGTGATTCCGCTGCAGTTGCTGGCGTACTACATCGCCGTGCTGCGCGGCTGTGACGTCGATCAGCCGCGAAATCTTGCCAAGAGTGTGACCGTTGAATAG
- the guaA gene encoding glutamine-hydrolyzing GMP synthase, with amino-acid sequence MKHSERIVVLDFGGQTTQLIARRLREFGIYCEILPFNAKREDVLTAETKGIVLSGGPSSVIEEGSPHPDPELLNGGIPVLGICYGMQLIGQHFGSPVSPGAQGEYGPATIALQGDGGVWRGLGDSMAVWMNHGDHISDVREPLVQIAGSGAGIVAAVAHRERPVFGVQFHPEVTHTPRGADLLRNFAVNVCGCAGGWSMESFVEQAVKEIRTAVGASRVICATSGGLDSTVVAALVGKAIGKQLISLYVDTGLGRKGEREEIEELLAGHEHIQVRVVDASEEFFRELKGVTEPERKRKIIGKTFIDVFQREAKDLDGVQFLAQGTIYPDVIESVSVRGPSATIKSHHNVGGLPDTLHLKLIEPLRELFKDEVREVGRLLGLPDTILHRHPFPGPGLAVRVLGEVTRERCDLLREADAIFISELRRADWYRKTRQAFVVLLPVKAVGVMGDMRTYANACVLRAVDTDDFMTADFTRLPYDLLSRAASRIANEVRGINRVTYDITSKPPATVEWE; translated from the coding sequence GTGAAACACTCCGAGCGCATCGTGGTTCTCGATTTCGGCGGCCAGACCACTCAGCTTATTGCGCGCCGTCTGCGCGAATTCGGCATCTATTGTGAGATTCTCCCCTTCAACGCCAAGCGCGAAGACGTGCTGACGGCGGAGACCAAAGGCATCGTGCTTTCCGGCGGTCCGTCGAGCGTGATCGAGGAAGGCTCGCCGCATCCGGACCCCGAATTATTGAACGGCGGCATTCCGGTGCTGGGCATCTGCTACGGCATGCAGCTCATTGGGCAGCACTTCGGGTCACCGGTTTCGCCCGGAGCGCAGGGTGAATACGGACCCGCGACGATTGCGTTGCAGGGCGACGGCGGCGTGTGGCGCGGACTGGGCGACTCGATGGCCGTGTGGATGAATCACGGCGACCATATTTCCGATGTGCGCGAACCGCTGGTGCAGATCGCGGGCAGCGGCGCAGGAATCGTCGCTGCGGTGGCGCACCGCGAGCGTCCGGTGTTCGGCGTGCAGTTCCATCCCGAAGTGACGCACACTCCGCGCGGCGCGGATCTGCTGCGCAACTTTGCGGTGAACGTGTGCGGCTGCGCGGGCGGCTGGTCCATGGAATCGTTTGTCGAGCAGGCGGTGAAGGAGATCCGCACGGCGGTCGGCGCGTCACGGGTGATTTGCGCGACGTCGGGCGGACTGGATTCCACGGTGGTGGCGGCGCTGGTCGGCAAGGCTATCGGCAAGCAGCTTATCAGCCTGTATGTGGATACGGGGCTGGGCCGCAAAGGCGAGCGCGAGGAGATCGAAGAACTGCTGGCCGGTCACGAGCACATTCAGGTGCGCGTGGTGGATGCGTCCGAGGAGTTCTTCCGTGAATTGAAAGGCGTCACCGAGCCGGAGCGCAAGCGGAAGATCATTGGCAAAACCTTCATTGACGTGTTCCAGCGGGAAGCGAAGGATCTCGATGGCGTGCAGTTTCTGGCGCAGGGAACGATCTATCCGGATGTGATCGAGAGCGTGTCGGTGCGCGGACCTTCGGCGACGATCAAGTCGCACCACAACGTAGGTGGTTTGCCGGATACGCTGCATCTCAAGTTGATCGAGCCGCTGCGGGAACTGTTCAAGGATGAAGTGCGCGAGGTGGGCCGGCTGCTGGGGTTGCCGGATACGATCCTGCACCGTCATCCCTTCCCGGGGCCGGGTTTGGCCGTGCGAGTGCTGGGCGAGGTCACACGGGAGCGCTGCGATCTGCTGCGCGAGGCCGATGCGATTTTTATCAGCGAATTGCGGCGCGCGGACTGGTACCGCAAGACGCGGCAGGCCTTCGTGGTGCTGCTTCCGGTGAAGGCGGTGGGCGTGATGGGCGACATGCGAACCTACGCAAACGCCTGCGTGCTGCGCGCCGTGGACACGGACGATTTTATGACCGCGGACTTTACGCGGCTTCCTTACGACTTGTTGTCACGCGCGGCGAGCCGCATCGCCAACGAAGTGCGGGGGATCAATCGCGTGACGTATGATATCACCTCCAAGCCGCCGGCTACGGTGGAGTGGGAGTAA
- the surE gene encoding 5'/3'-nucleotidase SurE — protein MRVLLSNDDGIQSPGLHALVKALQGFGEIWVVAPDREQSAVGHAITLADPIRLFPWKLDGADHTWAISGFPADCVKLALTELMPERPDMVISGINRGENTGISVIYSGTVSAATEGTINDIPSIAVSLSSFTSREFGDAGTVARHMAEVLTRNALPPDTFLNVNVPALPLCEIKGIRVVRQGRARFQETFLKRADPRGRTYYWMDGDKVPLTETETDGTALHEGYVTVTPIRLDFTHYEFMKELQAWPLDLKTGVQA, from the coding sequence GTGAGAGTTCTGCTGTCGAACGATGACGGAATTCAGTCTCCGGGATTGCACGCGCTGGTGAAAGCCCTACAGGGTTTTGGAGAAATCTGGGTGGTCGCGCCGGACCGCGAGCAGTCGGCGGTGGGGCATGCGATCACGCTGGCCGATCCGATCCGGCTGTTTCCGTGGAAACTTGATGGCGCGGACCACACATGGGCGATCAGCGGATTTCCCGCCGACTGCGTGAAGTTGGCGCTGACCGAATTAATGCCTGAACGGCCCGATATGGTGATTTCGGGAATCAATCGCGGCGAGAATACAGGGATCTCCGTAATTTATTCCGGCACGGTGTCCGCGGCAACGGAAGGCACGATCAACGACATCCCCTCGATTGCCGTTTCACTGTCGTCGTTTACCTCCCGGGAATTCGGCGACGCGGGGACCGTTGCGCGACATATGGCAGAAGTGCTCACCCGGAATGCTTTGCCGCCGGATACCTTTTTGAATGTGAACGTGCCGGCGCTGCCGCTGTGTGAAATCAAGGGCATTCGCGTGGTGCGGCAGGGGCGGGCGCGGTTTCAGGAGACCTTCTTGAAGCGGGCCGATCCGCGCGGCAGAACCTACTATTGGATGGATGGGGACAAGGTGCCGCTCACCGAAACGGAAACCGACGGTACGGCGCTGCACGAAGGTTATGTGACGGTGACGCCCATCCGGCTGGATTTTACCCATTACGAGTTTATGAAAGAATTGCAGGCGTGGCCGCTTGATCTGAAAACCGGAGTGCAGGCGTGA